A single window of Nicotiana sylvestris chromosome 3, ASM39365v2, whole genome shotgun sequence DNA harbors:
- the LOC104246323 gene encoding uncharacterized protein, with protein MLHTKSESDITSLAPSSPSRSPKRPVYYVQSPSRDSHDGDKSTSMQPTPSFNSPMESPSHPSFGRHSRNSSASRFSGIFRSSSGRKNGRKRNDKGWPECNVIMEEGKYDEYDEDKGVTRRCQALLALLGFIVLFSIFCLIIWGAGRPYKAEITVRSLAVNNFYIGEGSDFSGVVTKMMTVNGSLRISVYNPATFYGIHVSSTPINLIYSDITVASGQLKKYYQPRKSRRTVLVNIESTKFPLYGAGSGLDASNNGGFKVPLKLDFEIRSRGDVVGKLVRTKNKRQISCDLVIDSTSTKPIKFKKNSCVYR; from the exons ATGTTGCACACAAAATCAGAGTCAGATATAACAAGTTTAGCTCCATCTTCACCGTCAAGGTCACCAAAAAGGCCAGTTTACTACGTACAGAGTCCGTCAAGAGATTCACACGATGGGGACAAATCAACATCTATGCAACCGACACCCAGTTTCAATAGTCCAATGGAATCTCCTTCGCACCCTTCATTTGGTCGGCACTCTAGGAATTCTTCTGCTAGTCGATTTTCCGGCATTTTTAGGTCTTCTTCCGGCCGGAAAAATGGCCGGAAAAGGAATGATAAAGGGTGGCCGGAGTGTAATGTGATTATGGAAGAAGGTAAGTATGacgaatatgatgaggataaaggaGTAACTCGGCGGTGTCAAGCGTTGTTAGctctattgggattcattgttcTGTTTTCTATCTTTTGCCTTATCATTTGGGGCGCTGGACGTCCGTACAAAGCAGAGATTACTGTCAGG AGTTTAGCTGTGAATAACTTCTATATCGGTGAAGGTTCGGACTTCTCTGGAGTTGTAACTAAGATGATGACAGTGAACGGCTCGTTGAGAATAAGCGTGTACAATCCTGCTACATTCTATGGCATTCATGTTAGCTCCACCCCCATCAATCTCATCTACTCAGATATCACTGTTGCCTCTGGTCAG ttaaaaaaatattatcaacccaGGAAGAGTAGGCGGACTGTGTTAGTGAACATAGAATCAACAAAATTTCCCTTGTATGGAGCTGGATCAGGTCTTGATGCATCAAATAATGGCGGTTTTAAAGTTCCATTGAAGTTGGATTTTGAAATCAGGTCGCGTGGAGATGTGGTGGGGAAATTAGTGAGAACGAAGAACAAAAGGCAAATTTCATGTGATTTGGTCATTGACTCAACTAGCACTAAACCCATCAAGTTCAAGAAGAATTCTTGTGTTTACAGATGA